The nucleotide window TGCTGCCACCACTCCGCGATCAGTGAAAGCCCCGCCCCATAGGTGAACCAGACCTGCACCGCCTTCGGCTTCACGAGGAGGTAGTACGCGTAGACGGCCGCGGCGAACCGGACCGGGTTGTCGGTCCCTTTCGTGTGCCGGAAGATCGCCTCCATCTGCGCGGCCCCGGCGAGAAGCCGCTCCACGCGGACCCCCGCCGCGGCGAGCGGGAACAGCCCCACCGGCGAGAGGACGGAGAAGCGGCCGCCGACGTTCGGCGGCACGTCGTAACTTTTCAGCCCCTCCGCGTCCGCCATCCGGCGGAAGACCCCCTTCGACGGATCGGTGACGAGGATCAGCCGTTCCCTCCACCGCTTCCCGACGGCTTTCTTCAACGCGGCGATCGCGAGCGCGAGCTGGGCGTTCGTCTCCGCCGTCCCCCCCGATTTGCTGATGGCCACCACGGCGGTCTTCTTCATCGGGAGCTTCGCCAGGAGGGGGAAGAAGGCGTCGGGGTCGACGTTGTCCCCCACGGAGAGCGCCATCCCGGGACGTCCCGCCGCGCCTCCGACCGCCTCGTGCACCGCCTTCGTCCCCAGCGCCGAGCCGCCGATGCCGAGGACGAGGAGGTGGGTGCATTTCGCGCGAAGGGCCGCCGCGTCCCGGGAGATCGCCCTGGCCTCCTTCTCGAGGAACGGCAGGTCGGGGAAGCCGATCTCCCCGCGCCGATGCTTCCCCGCGAGCGTCTCCACGGCGTCGTCGACCAGCGCCATCATCTTCCGGAAGTCGGGCGCGGCGATCCCGTCCCCTCCCCGAAGGTTGCTCTCTCCCACGAGGGAGAAATCGAAGCGAAACCGGATCCCGTCGCCCATGGCGCCCTCCTTCGTTCTTACCCGCCCGCTTCCGTGGCCGCCTGCCGGCGGTACCAGTCGACGAACAGCGTGACGCCGCGCCCGATCGGCGTGCACGGGTCGTAGCCGATCTCTTTCCTCGCGCGGGAGATGTCCGCGTACGTCACGGGGACGTCCCCGGGCTGCGGCGGCTTGTGGCGCAGCACGGCGGCTTTCCCGCACGCCTTCTCGATCAGCACGACCAGGTCCGAAAGGGTGATCGTGTCCGACTCCCCGAGGTTGTAGACCCGGTACACCGGGGGCGCGGTCAGCGCGCCGAGGACCCCGGAGACGATGTCATCGATATAGGTGTAATCCCTCCGGGAGGAGCCGTCGCCGTACAGGTCGATCTCCTTCCCTTCCAGGATCCGGCGGGTGAACTTGTGGATCGCCATCTCGGGGCGCTGGCGGGGCCCGTACACGGTGAAGAAACGCAGGGCGGCGATGTTCATCCCGTACAGGTGGCAGTATGTATGGCAGAGGAGTTCCCCCGCCTTCTTCGTTGCCGCGTAGGGACTCACCGGGTGATCGACGAAGTCGTCCTCGGAAAAGGGAACCTTCGTGTTGCCGCCGTAGACGGACGAGGAGGAGGCGAAGAGGACCTTCGGGACCATCCGATACCGCGCCCACTCGAGCATCCGGATCGTGCCGTGGATGTTCACGTCCGCATAGCCGACGGGATCGACGACCGACGGTCGCACCCCGGCCTTCGCGGCCAGATGGATCAACGCGTCGGCAGGGATCCCCTCCCCCCAGCGGGCGAGGGCGGAGGCATCGCGGATGTCCCCCTCGACGAAGGAGAACGACGGGTGCGCCGAAAGCGGCGCGAGGTTGCGCTCCTTGATCCGCCGGTCGTAGAACGGATCGAAGTTGTCGAATCCGAAGACACGGTCCCCCCGGGCCAGGAGGGCTTCCGAAACGTGCGAGCCGATGAAGCCGGCGGCCCCGGTGACGAAGACGGTGCGGGGCAATGGGTACCTCCTGGGATTTCTTTCCCTTGCTCCCACCAATAATACCGCAGAACCGGAAACCCTTGACAGGGAGAGGGGTGCCGGAAAAGAATACCTGTTGCGGCGGCATAGCCAAGCGGTAAGGCAGAGGACTGCAAATCCTTTATCCCCGGTTCGAATCCGGGTGCCGCCTCCATTCCTCCTTCGTTCCGGACTCTCCCGTTTTCTGGTATGTTTCCTGAGTGCGCCCGGGTGGCGGAACTGGCAGACGCACGGGACTTAAAATCCCGAGGCTGAATAAGCCGTGTGGGTTCGATTCCCACCCCGGGCACCACCCTCCCCTTTCTTGACGTATCCCCGACCGGCGAATAGAATTTCAGTTCAATCTTATTCCAAAGGGAGGATGCTCCATGAAGAGAAACGTGCGTCTGTTTGCAGTTGTCGCGTGCGCCCTCTTCGCCTTCGTGTTCATGGGGGCGGAGAAGGCCAAAAAAGCGGCGCAGCCAAAGGGCGAGCCGATCAAGGCGAAGATCGGCGTCATTTCCATCATCACCGGCCAGGGGGCGGCGTACGGCGAGGCGATCACGAACGGCATCAAGCTCGCCCGGGACGAAGTCAACGCAAAGGGCGAGGTCCTGATCGACCTGAAAATCGAGGACTCCTCCGGGAAGCAGGAGCAGGCGCTGGCGGCGGCGCAGAAGCTCATCAACTCGGAGAAGGTCGTCGCGATCATCGGCCCCACGCTCTCCAACGAGATGTTCGCCGCGGGCCCCGAGGCCAACGCGAGCGGCGTGCCGATCATGGGAACGTCGACCACGGCGAAGGGAATCCCCCAGATCGGGAAGTTCGTCTTCCGGAACTCGATGCCCGAGTCCCAGGCGATCCCGGCGTCCGTCGGCCACGCGGTGAAGAAGTACAACATCAAGAAGGTCGCTCTCCTCTACGGGAACGACGACGCCTTCACCAAGTCCGGCTTCGACACGATGAAAGAGGTCGCCGAAAAGCTCAAGCTGAACATCGTGACGATCCAGGAGTTCCAGAAGGGGCAGGCGGACTATAAGGCGCAGCTGACCAAGATCGCATCGCTGAAGCCCGACGCGGTCTTCTGCTCCGCCCTGTACAACGAGGGGGGAGTCATCCTTGCCCAGGCGCGGAAGATGGGATTGAAGGTCCCGTTCGTCGGCGGGAACGGCTTCAACTCGCCGAAGGTCATCGAGATCGCCAAGGAGGCGGCGGAGGGGCTGATCGTGGGCACCCCCTGGTTCGGCGAAAAGAACGACCCGAAGGTGAAGGCGTTCGTGGCGAAGTACGAGAAATCGTACGGGAAGAAGCCGGACCAGTTCGCGGCCCAGGCGTACGACGCCTTCTACATCATGACGAACGCGCTGAAGGCGGCGGGGAAGGCAGACCGGGCGAAACTGCGCGACTCGCTGGCGGCGACGAAGAATTTCCAGGGGGTCGTCGGCAAGTTCTCCTTCGACGCGGAGCGCGACGTGGTCATGACGCCCAGCGTCCTGATCGTCAAGGGCGGAAAGTTCACGATCTTCAACTGATCCGGGCGAAGCGGCGGAGGCGGGCGTGTTCCTCGAGCAACTGATCAACGGCATCACCCTGGGCAGCATCTACGCCATCGTGGCGCTGGGATACACGCTCGTCTTCGGCGTGCTCGACATCATCAACATGGCCCACGGGGAGATCTTCATGTTCGGGGCGTTCGTCAGCATGCTCATCATGAGCAAGGCGGGCGCCCCGCTTCCCGTGGCGTTTCTGGGGGCGATCGTCGTCACCTCGGCGATGGGGCTGCTGCTGGAGTGGCTCGCGCTGCGGCCGCTGCGGGGCCGGCCGGGGGCCTCGCATCTTGCCTCCCTCATCAGCACGATCGGCGTCTCCATCCTCCTGGAAAACGTTGCGCACAAGATCTTCGGGTCCGGGAACCACCTGTTCGAGACCCCTTTCGCGGAGATCAGCTTCACGATCGGCCCGGTGACGGTCTACCTGGTCCAGGTGGTGATCCTGCTCATCTCCCTGCTCCTCATGGTGGGGCTCGCTCTCTGGCTGTCGCGCACGCGCGCCGGGAAGGCGTTGCGCGCCACCGCGGAGAATCTGGAGACGGCGGGTCTGCTCGGGGTGGACACGAACCGGATGATCACCGCCACGGTCGTCATCGCCTCGGCGATGGGCGGGGTCGCCGGGGTGCTGGTGGGGATGGCGTTCAACTACATCAACAACCAGATCGGGCTCTCCATGGGGCTCAAGGGGCTGGCGATCATCATCTTCGGCGGGATGGGGAGCGTCTACGGCGCGATGGCCGGGGGCCTGATCCTCGGGCTCTCCGAAACGTTCGTGGTCGCCTACGGCTCCTCCGGGTACCGGGACGCGATCGCGTTCGTCGCGATCATCGTCATCCTCCTCATCAAGCCGCAGGGGCTGTTCGGGCAGGCGCCCGCCGAGGCAAAGCGTTAACCGATGGAGTGGCTGAACCCGTACCACCTGCAGGTGGCGACGTTCGTGCTGATCAACGCCATCCTCGGCGTGAGCATCTACGTCACCCTTTCCACCGGGCAGCTCTCGCTGGGCAACGCCGGGTTCATGAGCATCGGGGCGTACACCGCCGCCCTTCTCTCCACGCAGCACCAAATCCCGATCCCCGTGGGGATCCTTGCCGGGAGCCTCCTCGCGGGCGCGGCGGGGATCCTGGTCGGCATTCCGTCCCTGCGGCTTTCCGGCGTCTACCTCGCCATCGCCACGCTCGGATTCGGCGAGGTTCTCCGGGCCGTCCTCATCAACTGGGAGTCGCTGACCGGCGGCGCGGTGGGGATCGCGGCGATCCCGCAGATGGGGCGCGTGATCCTCGTCTGGGCGCGCGACAGGGGATTCTCCCCCGAATCGCTCGGGCTCCAAAGCAACCAGTTCATCAGCCTGACGGTGTTCCTGATCCTTCTCCTTTGCACGATCCTGACGGTCGCCTTCTTCCTGCGCCTCTCCCGCTCCCGGGTCGGCCGCGCGTACACCGCCATCCGGCTGGACGAAAGCGCGGCGGCGGCGGCGGGGATCCCCATCACGTACTACAAGGTGCTGGCCTTCTCCCAGGGAGCGCTCCTCTCCGGGTTCGCCGGGGCGCTGTTCGCCCACTCAACGTCGTTCGTGAGCCCGGCGGACTTCACCTACCACCGGGCCGTTGAGATCCTCGTTTTCGCCGTCTTCGGCGGGAGTGAGCACATCTTCGGCCCCGTCTTCGGCGCCGCCTTCCTCACCGTCGTCCCCGAAGCCCTTCGGTCGATCAGCGAGTACCGGTACATCCTCTACGGACTGCTGCTCGTGCTGATGATGGTCTTCCGGCCGCAGGGGGTGATCGACCCCGCCCTGCTGCGACGGTTCCGTCGGTCCGGGAAGGGGACGCCCGCGTGAGCAGCCTCCTGTCCCTCCGGGAGATCGGAAAATCCTTCGGGGGACTCTCGGCCCTCTCCGATATCTCCTTCGACGTCCAACCGGGGGAGATCGTCGGCGTCATCGGCCCGAACGGCGCCGGAAAGACGACGCTCTTCAACGTGGTCACCGCCGTCTTCCCGCCGACCGCGGGGGAGGTAGTGTTCGACGGGGAGCGGATCAGCGGGCTCCCTCCGCACACGATCACGAAGCGGGGCATCACGCGGACGTTCCAGAACATCCGCCTCTTCTCCACCATGACCGTCGAGGAAAACGTCATGGTAGGGAGACATTGCCGCACCGGAGCCGGCGTTTGGCGGGGCGTGCTGCGCACCCGGGGGCAGCGGCGTGAGGAACAGGGGATCCGCGCGAAAACGCGGGAACTGCTCGACCTCGTCGGGCTCTCAGGAGCCGACGGGGAGATGGCGGCGGGGAGCCTCCCCTACGGGCACCAGCGGCGGCTCGAGATCGCCCGGGCGCTGTCGGCGGAGCCGCGCCTGCTGCTGCTCGACGAGCCGGTGGCGGGGATGAACGACGCGGAGACGCAGGAGGTGTTCGGGCTCATCAAGCGGGTACAGTCGCTGGGGGTGACGATCCTGCTGATCGAGCACGACATGTCGCTCGTGATGAAGGCGTGCGACCGGCTGGTGGTGTTCAACTTCGGCCGGAAGATCGCGGAAGGGACGCCGGCGGAGATCCGGGACGACCCGCAGGTGATCGAGGCGTACCTCGGCGCCGCGGAAGGGGACGCCGATGCTTGAGGTCCGGGGCATCGAGACGTATTACGGCAACATCCCCGCCCTGAGGGAGATCTCCATCGACGTCCCCGGGGGAAGCGTCGTCGCCATCATCGGGGCGAACGGGGCGGGTAAGACCACGCTGATGAAGACGATCGCGGGGGTCCTTCGGCCGCGCTCCGGTACCGTCTCCTTCCTCGGCGAGGAGATCACCGGCCTCCCCTCCCACAAGATCGTGCGGCGCGGCGTCGCGCTGGTCCCGGAGGGACGGGCGATTCTCTCCCGAATGACGGTCCGCGAGAACCTCGAGATGGGGGCGTTCACGCGGCGCGACGCGAAGAAGGCGGCGCTGGACATGGATCGCGTGATGGAGCGGTTCCCCGTCCTCAAGGAACGGGCGGGGCAGCTCGGCGGGTCGCTCTCGGGCGGCGAGCAGCAGATGCTCGCGATCGCCCGCGCGCTGATGTCCGCCCCGAAACTCCTGCTGCTGGACGAGCCCACCCTCGGCCTCGCGCCGCTCGTGGTGGCCGACATCTTCGCGAT belongs to Deltaproteobacteria bacterium and includes:
- a CDS encoding glucose-6-phosphate isomerase (catalyzes the formation of D-fructose 6-phosphate from D-glucose 6-phosphate); the protein is MGDGIRFRFDFSLVGESNLRGGDGIAAPDFRKMMALVDDAVETLAGKHRRGEIGFPDLPFLEKEARAISRDAAALRAKCTHLLVLGIGGSALGTKAVHEAVGGAAGRPGMALSVGDNVDPDAFFPLLAKLPMKKTAVVAISKSGGTAETNAQLALAIAALKKAVGKRWRERLILVTDPSKGVFRRMADAEGLKSYDVPPNVGGRFSVLSPVGLFPLAAAGVRVERLLAGAAQMEAIFRHTKGTDNPVRFAAAVYAYYLLVKPKAVQVWFTYGAGLSLIAEWWQQLWGESLGKEREGRAPVGQTPARAVGVTDQHSQLQLYQDGPADKVFTFVRWMTGREKGNVPKAGFAPDMAMLGGRPLRDLFDAEFEGTIGALWSAGRPIVRMEIGKRDEEHVGAFLHFWQWVTAIAGTCAGVDPFDQPGVEEGKRISRALMGEKGTEALRADFAEKVSGIRRAEIRIGEDLPGVPRRRKGGK
- a CDS encoding GDP-mannose 4,6-dehydratase, which translates into the protein MPRTVFVTGAAGFIGSHVSEALLARGDRVFGFDNFDPFYDRRIKERNLAPLSAHPSFSFVEGDIRDASALARWGEGIPADALIHLAAKAGVRPSVVDPVGYADVNIHGTIRMLEWARYRMVPKVLFASSSSVYGGNTKVPFSEDDFVDHPVSPYAATKKAGELLCHTYCHLYGMNIAALRFFTVYGPRQRPEMAIHKFTRRILEGKEIDLYGDGSSRRDYTYIDDIVSGVLGALTAPPVYRVYNLGESDTITLSDLVVLIEKACGKAAVLRHKPPQPGDVPVTYADISRARKEIGYDPCTPIGRGVTLFVDWYRRQAATEAGG
- a CDS encoding ABC transporter substrate-binding protein; the protein is MGAEKAKKAAQPKGEPIKAKIGVISIITGQGAAYGEAITNGIKLARDEVNAKGEVLIDLKIEDSSGKQEQALAAAQKLINSEKVVAIIGPTLSNEMFAAGPEANASGVPIMGTSTTAKGIPQIGKFVFRNSMPESQAIPASVGHAVKKYNIKKVALLYGNDDAFTKSGFDTMKEVAEKLKLNIVTIQEFQKGQADYKAQLTKIASLKPDAVFCSALYNEGGVILAQARKMGLKVPFVGGNGFNSPKVIEIAKEAAEGLIVGTPWFGEKNDPKVKAFVAKYEKSYGKKPDQFAAQAYDAFYIMTNALKAAGKADRAKLRDSLAATKNFQGVVGKFSFDAERDVVMTPSVLIVKGGKFTIFN
- a CDS encoding branched-chain amino acid ABC transporter permease produces the protein MFLEQLINGITLGSIYAIVALGYTLVFGVLDIINMAHGEIFMFGAFVSMLIMSKAGAPLPVAFLGAIVVTSAMGLLLEWLALRPLRGRPGASHLASLISTIGVSILLENVAHKIFGSGNHLFETPFAEISFTIGPVTVYLVQVVILLISLLLMVGLALWLSRTRAGKALRATAENLETAGLLGVDTNRMITATVVIASAMGGVAGVLVGMAFNYINNQIGLSMGLKGLAIIIFGGMGSVYGAMAGGLILGLSETFVVAYGSSGYRDAIAFVAIIVILLIKPQGLFGQAPAEAKR
- a CDS encoding branched-chain amino acid ABC transporter permease, with protein sequence MEWLNPYHLQVATFVLINAILGVSIYVTLSTGQLSLGNAGFMSIGAYTAALLSTQHQIPIPVGILAGSLLAGAAGILVGIPSLRLSGVYLAIATLGFGEVLRAVLINWESLTGGAVGIAAIPQMGRVILVWARDRGFSPESLGLQSNQFISLTVFLILLLCTILTVAFFLRLSRSRVGRAYTAIRLDESAAAAAGIPITYYKVLAFSQGALLSGFAGALFAHSTSFVSPADFTYHRAVEILVFAVFGGSEHIFGPVFGAAFLTVVPEALRSISEYRYILYGLLLVLMMVFRPQGVIDPALLRRFRRSGKGTPA
- a CDS encoding ABC transporter ATP-binding protein, which produces MSSLLSLREIGKSFGGLSALSDISFDVQPGEIVGVIGPNGAGKTTLFNVVTAVFPPTAGEVVFDGERISGLPPHTITKRGITRTFQNIRLFSTMTVEENVMVGRHCRTGAGVWRGVLRTRGQRREEQGIRAKTRELLDLVGLSGADGEMAAGSLPYGHQRRLEIARALSAEPRLLLLDEPVAGMNDAETQEVFGLIKRVQSLGVTILLIEHDMSLVMKACDRLVVFNFGRKIAEGTPAEIRDDPQVIEAYLGAAEGDADA
- a CDS encoding ABC transporter ATP-binding protein; this translates as MLEVRGIETYYGNIPALREISIDVPGGSVVAIIGANGAGKTTLMKTIAGVLRPRSGTVSFLGEEITGLPSHKIVRRGVALVPEGRAILSRMTVRENLEMGAFTRRDAKKAALDMDRVMERFPVLKERAGQLGGSLSGGEQQMLAIARALMSAPKLLLLDEPTLGLAPLVVADIFAIIREINATGTTILLVEQNVKQALKVSSYTYVFETGKIALSGPSKELLQEPRIKASYLGKS